A window from Tenacibaculum singaporense encodes these proteins:
- a CDS encoding tyrosine-type recombinase/integrase — translation MKNFIFFDKEKVPTKVPVISIKKMFSEPKLYIPKIKGTNKPNINKPWHIWYYYRNPFTGAMDKIIEKRGLNRVKTITERKRIGNALKKARLRLLQEGYSPFEEKQEEILDKKSYTISEALELALNEKNKVWAEKTRHGNSSMYNIFVKWITEKKLANKDIDQLTKRHIIIFLNHISDTSSNTTRNNFKRLISSLLSQLVADDILSYNFVKDIPSLKAKPEKNQPFTILQLEAIKNYLVKNDKYLYQYMKFVIYALMRPVEICRLKVKDIDLQNNTILFAETKTERANILIIEPLKEVFQKMTLENYNADDFLFTKKEIPGKWEVKKESSKNEFFSRRFKKLKDDIGKEINLNDNHSIYSARHTAAKILFTSFKKQGLTDLQAKHRLMTITRHKSLSGLENYLRDIGASLPDDYTENYTVIF, via the coding sequence ATGAAAAATTTTATTTTCTTTGACAAAGAAAAAGTACCTACAAAAGTACCTGTAATTTCAATTAAAAAAATGTTTTCTGAACCTAAGCTTTATATCCCAAAGATTAAAGGAACTAATAAACCTAATATAAATAAGCCATGGCATATATGGTATTATTATAGAAATCCATTCACTGGGGCTATGGATAAAATAATTGAAAAAAGAGGTCTGAATAGGGTTAAAACTATAACAGAAAGAAAAAGAATAGGTAATGCATTAAAGAAAGCTAGACTCCGTTTGCTTCAAGAAGGTTATAGCCCTTTTGAAGAAAAACAGGAAGAAATTTTGGACAAGAAAAGCTATACTATATCAGAAGCTTTAGAGTTAGCTTTAAACGAAAAAAATAAAGTTTGGGCTGAAAAAACAAGACATGGAAACTCTAGCATGTATAACATCTTTGTTAAGTGGATAACAGAAAAAAAGCTTGCCAATAAAGATATAGACCAACTTACTAAAAGACATATTATAATCTTTTTAAACCACATCTCAGACACTTCATCTAACACAACTAGAAATAACTTTAAAAGGCTTATTTCTTCTTTATTGTCTCAATTAGTGGCTGATGATATTTTAAGCTATAACTTTGTTAAAGATATTCCATCATTAAAAGCTAAGCCTGAAAAAAATCAACCTTTCACAATACTACAATTAGAAGCAATAAAAAACTATCTTGTAAAAAATGATAAATATCTTTATCAATACATGAAATTTGTCATTTATGCTCTAATGCGACCAGTTGAAATTTGTAGATTGAAAGTAAAAGATATTGATTTACAGAACAACACTATATTATTTGCAGAGACAAAAACAGAAAGGGCAAATATTCTGATAATTGAACCTTTAAAAGAGGTTTTTCAAAAAATGACTTTAGAAAACTATAATGCTGATGATTTTCTGTTTACCAAAAAAGAAATCCCAGGGAAATGGGAAGTAAAAAAAGAGTCTTCTAAAAATGAGTTTTTTAGTAGACGCTTCAAGAAGTTAAAAGATGATATAGGAAAAGAGATTAACCTAAATGACAACCATAGTATCTATTCAGCAAGACACACAGCAGCAAAAATACTCTTTACTTCTTTTAAGAAACAAGGATTAACTGACTTGCAGGCAAAACATAGGTTAATGACTATAACAAGGCATAAATCATTAAGTGGGTTAGAAAATTATTTGAGAGATATTGGAGCTTCTCTACCTGATGATTATACAGAAAATTATACTGTTATATTTTAG
- a CDS encoding vitamin K epoxide reductase family protein codes for MNKEKFIFLTEILRRLSVSVRKEEIKKRLETYYYEPNLNEFSNIFNTWGIKNLLVEIPLEMVEKAPKPMLSLTNDKEYFFIWEKKNENYVCFFSNESKYKTISKEELLSIWSGFSIILEANEDSGEINEEIKIEERKKNDIIKGLIITSFFSCIILSFFYINENDIFFFIISIFGFSFSSYLLLREHSFFTQEGFDICKIGKKFDCDKVVSSKDSKLLGFSLSEISIVFFLFLIVNTLINRQDNSVQFVLPLIYMSGLSIFYSLYQQLRLRTYCIMCLSIVLVLSSLILFSYERFALSFVIPNIEVLFSLAISILVTSLVINNLLLNEKSKKFSYRLDSFFNSPIISFGFVNSDVGNKMFENEIVIGENAADFEIILFMNPECKRCKAILKNLSRLFLEFENSIKFRVLYSGVTDSNFKSKIMFFELFKSMEALTQKEKLFFLKNNLNLVTKKKELPKKVDESLTRQSEWSNELNLDGTPAIILNGVILPSFFGIEELSQLLRRIISFSH; via the coding sequence ATGAACAAAGAAAAATTTATTTTTTTAACAGAAATATTAAGAAGACTTTCTGTTTCGGTAAGAAAAGAAGAAATAAAAAAACGACTTGAAACTTATTATTATGAGCCTAATTTAAATGAATTCTCTAATATTTTTAATACTTGGGGTATTAAGAATTTATTAGTAGAAATTCCATTAGAAATGGTTGAGAAAGCTCCTAAACCTATGTTATCATTAACCAATGATAAAGAGTATTTTTTTATATGGGAGAAAAAAAACGAGAATTATGTATGCTTCTTCTCTAACGAATCAAAATACAAAACGATAAGTAAAGAAGAACTGTTAAGTATTTGGAGTGGCTTTTCTATTATACTTGAAGCAAATGAAGATTCAGGAGAAATAAATGAAGAAATAAAGATTGAAGAGAGAAAGAAAAATGATATCATAAAAGGGCTAATTATAACTAGTTTTTTTTCTTGTATTATTTTAAGCTTTTTTTATATAAATGAAAATGATATCTTTTTCTTTATAATCTCTATTTTTGGGTTTTCGTTTTCATCTTATTTATTATTAAGAGAACATTCTTTTTTTACACAAGAGGGGTTTGATATTTGCAAAATTGGGAAAAAATTTGATTGTGATAAAGTTGTCTCATCTAAAGATAGTAAACTATTAGGATTCTCACTATCAGAGATAAGTATAGTTTTTTTTCTATTTCTTATAGTAAACACATTAATAAATAGACAAGATAACTCTGTACAATTTGTTTTACCACTTATATACATGTCAGGCTTAAGTATTTTTTATTCATTATATCAACAATTGAGGCTAAGAACTTATTGTATTATGTGTCTTTCAATTGTGTTAGTTTTAAGTTCTCTTATTCTTTTTTCTTACGAAAGGTTTGCGTTGAGTTTTGTTATTCCTAATATAGAAGTTTTGTTTTCATTGGCTATTTCTATTTTAGTTACGAGTTTGGTAATAAATAACTTACTGTTAAATGAGAAATCTAAAAAGTTTTCTTATCGTTTAGATTCATTTTTCAATTCTCCTATAATCTCATTTGGGTTTGTTAATAGTGATGTTGGAAATAAGATGTTTGAAAATGAAATTGTAATAGGAGAAAATGCTGCTGACTTTGAAATTATATTGTTTATGAACCCTGAATGCAAAAGGTGTAAAGCTATTTTAAAAAATTTATCAAGATTGTTTTTAGAGTTTGAAAACTCTATAAAGTTCAGAGTTTTGTATTCGGGCGTAACTGACAGTAATTTTAAAAGTAAAATAATGTTCTTTGAACTATTTAAATCTATGGAAGCTTTAACTCAAAAAGAGAAACTCTTTTTTTTAAAGAATAACTTAAATCTTGTTACAAAAAAGAAAGAACTTCCTAAAAAGGTTGATGAATCATTAACAAGACAAAGTGAGTGGTCAAATGAACTCAACCTAGATGGAACACCCGCTATTATATTAAATGGGGTCATATTGCCTTCTTTTTTTGGAATTGAAGAATTATCTCAACTTTTAAGGAGAATAATAAGTTTTAGTCATTAA
- the gwsS gene encoding grasp-with-spasm system SPASM domain peptide maturase: MTKKTALYSNCILVKGASRSVICDLQLQQMHYIPNSLYELLENHLGKTVEDIKKAYNNKYDDIIDSYFQFLEEKDCVFFTEHPERFPKLNMDWDYPHEISNAIIDYHSKSSYDIINVLNQLDELKCKSIQIRFFSKIEKEKLTSILSYLKEKESIIASVEVYLEVSEWTNKDRLIDIISSYPRVNQCVVHSSTFEDIIDLGNKYLIYTKQKVNSELHCGIISPKYFSINLKTFTESKNYNSCLNRKVSVDKEGLIKNCPSMTNDYGSIKNTTLKKVVESEKFRQIWSIKKDQISICKDCEFRYVCTDCRAYIEDSKDNFSKPIKCGYNPYTNKWEKWSENQLKKVAIENYGLTEII, encoded by the coding sequence TTGACTAAAAAGACAGCCTTATATAGTAATTGTATTTTAGTTAAAGGAGCTTCACGCTCTGTTATATGTGATTTGCAATTACAACAAATGCATTACATCCCTAATAGTTTATATGAATTATTAGAAAATCATTTAGGAAAGACAGTTGAAGATATTAAAAAGGCGTATAATAACAAATATGACGATATAATAGATAGTTATTTTCAATTTCTTGAAGAAAAAGACTGTGTGTTTTTTACTGAGCACCCTGAAAGGTTTCCTAAGTTGAACATGGATTGGGACTACCCACATGAAATCTCAAATGCTATAATCGATTATCATTCAAAATCAAGTTATGACATAATAAATGTATTAAATCAACTTGATGAGTTAAAGTGTAAATCTATCCAAATACGCTTTTTTTCAAAAATTGAGAAAGAAAAACTAACTTCAATTTTAAGCTACCTCAAAGAGAAAGAGTCTATTATTGCTTCTGTAGAGGTTTATTTAGAAGTTTCTGAATGGACTAATAAAGATAGGCTTATAGATATTATATCTAGCTATCCTAGGGTAAATCAGTGTGTTGTGCATTCTTCAACTTTTGAAGACATAATAGACTTAGGAAATAAATATTTAATATACACTAAACAAAAAGTAAACTCAGAATTACATTGTGGAATAATATCTCCAAAATACTTTTCTATTAACCTAAAAACCTTTACCGAGTCTAAAAACTATAACTCTTGCTTAAATAGGAAAGTTTCTGTAGATAAAGAAGGTTTAATTAAAAATTGCCCATCTATGACAAACGATTATGGTAGCATTAAAAATACCACTTTAAAAAAAGTTGTAGAGAGTGAAAAGTTTAGACAAATTTGGTCTATAAAGAAAGATCAAATCAGCATCTGTAAAGATTGTGAGTTTAGGTATGTCTGTACAGATTGTAGAGCATATATAGAAGACTCTAAAGATAACTTTTCAAAGCCTATAAAATGTGGTTATAACCCATACACTAATAAGTGGGAAAAATGGAGTGAAAACCAACTAAAAAAAGTGGCTATTGAAAATTATGGTCTAACTGAAATAATCTAA
- the gwsG gene encoding grasp-with-spasm system ATP-grasp peptide maturase: MILIVSELLDRSTNTVLDWCFNSLNIIRANKNDLKIVSIDYQKEEIIFQFREEFISSKNITSFWYRRGYLANDYSINNNNKDLEYLIYSHLDSEWNEIIRFFTQIFVNNKVKSLGSYQVKDQKLAQLKHAQKVGLRIPKTFITSSKEDLLLRKKNCDNNLITKGISASPSFTFDNISLEGYTELVSSEFIQSLPDTFFPSLFQESIEKLYELRIFYLKEKFYSMAIFSQNNLQTKIDVRKYDDSKPNRTVPYQLPKSIEEKLNKFMVNMGLDTGSIDMLVDRNNDFYFLEVNPNGQFGMVSTPCNYYIEREIAKELI, from the coding sequence ATGATTTTAATAGTGTCCGAACTGTTAGATAGAAGTACAAATACAGTTTTAGATTGGTGCTTTAATTCCTTAAATATTATAAGAGCCAACAAGAACGACTTAAAAATTGTTTCTATAGACTATCAAAAAGAAGAAATAATTTTTCAATTTAGAGAAGAGTTTATAAGCTCTAAAAATATAACTTCTTTTTGGTATCGAAGAGGTTATCTTGCCAACGACTATTCAATTAACAATAACAATAAAGATTTAGAATACTTAATTTATAGTCACCTAGATAGTGAGTGGAATGAAATTATCCGTTTTTTTACTCAAATCTTCGTTAATAATAAAGTAAAATCTTTAGGTTCATACCAAGTTAAAGACCAAAAGCTTGCACAGTTAAAACATGCCCAAAAGGTAGGCTTGAGAATCCCTAAAACCTTTATTACTTCTTCTAAAGAAGACCTACTTTTACGCAAGAAAAATTGTGATAACAATCTTATAACGAAAGGGATTAGTGCCTCACCATCATTTACTTTCGATAATATTTCATTAGAAGGATATACAGAGTTAGTATCTAGTGAATTTATCCAATCATTACCAGATACTTTTTTTCCAAGTTTGTTTCAAGAAAGTATAGAAAAATTATATGAACTAAGAATTTTTTATTTAAAAGAAAAATTTTATTCTATGGCTATTTTCTCACAAAATAACTTGCAAACAAAAATAGATGTTAGAAAGTATGATGATTCCAAACCGAATAGGACTGTTCCTTACCAATTACCTAAGAGCATAGAGGAAAAGTTAAATAAATTCATGGTTAATATGGGCTTAGATACCGGGTCTATTGATATGTTAGTAGATAGAAATAATGATTTCTATTTTTTAGAAGTCAACCCTAATGGTCAATTTGGTATGGTTTCTACACCTTGTAATTATTATATTGAAAGAGAAATAGCAAAAGAATTAATATGA